One window of the Salvelinus alpinus chromosome 13, SLU_Salpinus.1, whole genome shotgun sequence genome contains the following:
- the ets2 gene encoding protein C-ets-2 produces the protein MCDLSMDQVAPLSTGYRSSLKRQAAFDLFEDPMSLFSGYFLPSDDEQSFQEVPSGLNCVSHDMGPCSVPLLTPCSKAVMSQALKDSFSGFSKVQRCCGISNNPHKWTKQHVMQWLHWAASEFSLANVHFFKFDMNGQELCDLGKESFLDLAPDFVGDILWEHLDQMMKECQEREESKSLSSVVPSVTNWMSSVGFSLEETQCALQVPDNSGSLLKELFETADKTTLLTRDQEFSMFSKPQLSTVNVSYIRSNPDAAQLCKAFSSQDQSLCSLESMDSFEGPESMLQSWGSQSSLADNQRVPSHDSFEDECNSSTLSLGNQGLSFKDYVQERNEPVELGKPVIPAAVLAGFTGSGPIQLWQFLLELLTDKSCQAIISWTGDGWEFKLTDPDEVARRWGRRKNKPKMNYEKLSRGLRYYYDKNIIHKTSGKRYVYRFVCDLQNLLGYSAEELHIMLGVQPDTED, from the exons ATGTGTGACCTCAGCATGGACCAAGTGGCCCCCTTGTCCACTGGCTATCGCTCCAGCCTCAAG CGGCAGGCAGCGTTTGACCTTTTTGAAGATCCCATGTCTCTGTTCTCGGGATACTTCCTCCCCTCAGATGATGAGCAGTCTTTTCAGGAGGTGCCCTCTGGCCTCAACTGTGTCTCACATG ACATGGGCCCTTGCTCTGTTCCACTTTTGACCCCGTGCAGTAAGGCAGTGATGAGTCAGGCCTTGAAGGACAGCTTCAGTGGCTTCTCCAAGGTCCAACGCTGCTGTGGCATCTCCAACA ACCCCCATAAGTGGACCAAGCAGCACGTGATGCAGTGGCTCCACTGGGCAGCCAGTGAGTTCAGCCTGGCCAACGTCCACTTCTTTAAGTTTGACATGAACGGCCAGGAGCTGTGTGACCTGGGCAAGGAGAGCTTCCTGGACCTGGCCCCAGACTTTGTGGGCGACATCCTGTGGGAGCACCTGGACCAGATGATGAAAG AATGTCAAGAGAGAGAAGAATCCAAAAGCCTCAGCAGTGTTGTGCCCTCAGTAACCAACTGGATGAGCTCTGTTG GcttcagtctggaggaaacccaGTGTGCCCTGCAGGTGCCTGACAACAGCGGTAGTCTGCTGAAAGAACTGTTTGAGACTGCGGACAAGACTACCCTGCTGACCCGAGATCAGGAGTTCTCCATGTTCTCTAAGCCCCAACTGAGCACGGTCAACGTCAGCTACATCAGGAGCAACCCAGACGCAGCACAACTCTGCAAAGCCT TCTCGTCCCAGGACCAGAGTTTGTGTTCATTGGAGAGCATGGACAGCTTCGAGGGGCCAGAGTCCATGCTGCAATCCTGGGGTAGCCAGTCTTCCCTGGCGGACAACCAGAGGGTGCCGTCCCACGACAGCTTTGAGGACGAGTGCAACAGCAGCACCCTGAGCCTGGGGAATCAGGGCCTATCCTTCAAGGACTACGTCCAGGAGAGGAACGAGCCTGTGGAACTGGGAAAGCCTGTCATACCTGCTGCCGTGCTGGCTGGCTTCACTG GAAGCGGTCCTATCCAGCTGTGGCAGTTCCTGCTGGAGCTCCTGACTGATAAGAGTTGTCAGGCCATCATCAGCTGGACGGGAGACGGCTGGGAGTTCAAACTCACTGACCCAGATGAG gTGGCTAGACGCTGGGGCCGCAGGAAGAACAAGCCCAAGATGAACTACGAGAAGCTGAGCCGTGGCCTGCGATACTACTACGACAAGAACATCATCCACAAGACCTCGGGCAAGCGATACGTCTACCGCTTCGTCTGCGACCTGCAGAATCTTCTGGGCTACTCGGCCGAAGAGCTCCACATCATGCTAGGGGTCCAGCCTGACACTGAGGATTGA